TTTCCTGGGAGCGCATCGTGAAGGCATTTCAAGCGGTGATCGAATCCGCTTCTCCAGAGAATCTGGAGTTGGGTTTGATTCAGGCCTACGAAGGGATTGTGCAGTCGCATCGCAGTGAGATCCTGCTCCAGATGCAGGCACAGACGATTCAGGAAGCGCCGATCCGCGAAGCGATGCAGCAGGGAATGAATGAGGTGAAGGATCTCGTGGAGAATGCCTTTGTGCGGGCGGGGTTTGAGGATGCCGATAAGAAAACCTCCGATTTTCTGGCCCGGGGCATGCTGTGCAATGTAGCCATGGCGATGGATATGCCGAATATGATGCCTATAAGATAGATCATGTCCAGGCGCGTTTTGTGCCACACCGCGTACCGCATGGGTAGTGCGCGGTGGAAGAAGGGCATTTTTTTAAAAGAAATTGTAATTGATCAATCAATAACGATATGAGATAAGGGAGAGATTGATGATGAAAAAAGCGATTGTTTTGGGTGCAACAGGTGGGGTAGGAGCTCCATTAACCGTGGAGCTGGTAAAGCGTGGGGTCCAAACGGTGGCCTTCGGCCGCTCCTCGACGAAGCTGAATGAGCTGGCGGAGCAGTTGGACCATTCTCCTCTGCTTACGCTGGAAATTGGAGATGCGTTTAAACCCGAGGATATTCTAAGAGCCGGGGAAGGAGCTGACGTTATTTTTCACAGTGCCAACATTCCCTATCACGAGATGGAGTCCAGGCTGCTGCCGCTGGGTGAATCGGTCATGACAGCAGCAGAGAAGCTGGGTGCAAAGGTTGTTGTCGTTGATGGAATCTATCCTTATGGTAGACGATTAATGGAAAAGGCGACGGAGGATCATCCCAAAAAACCGCATACCCGCAAGGGCAAAGTGAGATTGGCCTACGAGCAATTGTTATTCTCGTCGTGCTGGCATAAGGCAAAGCCTCTTATCGTACGGCTTCCCGATTATTACGGTCCCTCTGCGCAG
Above is a window of Paenibacillus sp. FSL K6-1330 DNA encoding:
- a CDS encoding NAD-dependent epimerase/dehydratase family protein; amino-acid sequence: MKKAIVLGATGGVGAPLTVELVKRGVQTVAFGRSSTKLNELAEQLDHSPLLTLEIGDAFKPEDILRAGEGADVIFHSANIPYHEMESRLLPLGESVMTAAEKLGAKVVVVDGIYPYGRRLMEKATEDHPKKPHTRKGKVRLAYEQLLFSSCWHKAKPLIVRLPDYYGPSAQASYLSVTMEAIAAGKPTAFIGNMSVPREYVYLPDAARMIVEIATREESYGQNWHIPGPGVISGHELVRIAQQAAGKRKTVMPLGRIGLSLIGLFNPVMKEVVEMLYLTEEPLVLSGEKYERLIGPIQWTPHEQAITATMRSLMGKGAREAEDAKGSAAMI
- a CDS encoding TetR/AcrR family transcriptional regulator codes for the protein MARASTSANRRNDIVAAAIEVFAEIGYYRATTAQVAERAAISQPYVYRFFTKESLLVESLAVSWERIVKAFQAVIESASPENLELGLIQAYEGIVQSHRSEILLQMQAQTIQEAPIREAMQQGMNEVKDLVENAFVRAGFEDADKKTSDFLARGMLCNVAMAMDMPNMMPIR